In Tursiops truncatus isolate mTurTru1 chromosome X, mTurTru1.mat.Y, whole genome shotgun sequence, the following proteins share a genomic window:
- the VMA21 gene encoding vacuolar ATPase assembly integral membrane protein VMA21 has protein sequence MERFDKAALNALQPCDFRNESSLASTLKTLLFFTALMITVPIGLYFTTKSYVFEGAFGMSNRDSYFYAAIVAVVAVHVVLALFVYVAWNEGSRQWREGKQD, from the exons ATGGAGCGTTTTGATAAAGCGGCTCTGAACGCGCTGCAGCCGTGCGACTTCAG AAATGAAAGTTCATTAGCATCCACTCTGAAGACGCTCCTGTTCTTCACAGCTTTAATGATCACTGTACCTATTGGGTTATATTTCACGACTAAATCTTATGTTTTTGAAG GCGCCTTTGGGATGTCCAATAGGGACAGCTATTTTTATGCTGCTATTGTTGCAGTGGTCGCTGTCCACGTGGTGCTCGCCCTCTTTGTTTACGTGGCCTGGAATGAAGGCTCAAGGCAGTGGCGTGAAGGCAAACAGGATTAA